In Synechocystis sp. PCC 6714, the following are encoded in one genomic region:
- a CDS encoding co-chaperone YbbN, with protein MLAVNEDNFDNLVLQCPKPILVYFGAPWCGLCHFVKPLLNRLHGEWGEQLVCVEVNADVNLHLANAYRLKNLPTLILFNRGQVIQRLEDFRVREDLHRIREQIAVSLFSS; from the coding sequence ATGCTAGCCGTTAACGAAGACAACTTTGATAATCTCGTTCTTCAATGCCCAAAGCCGATTTTGGTTTACTTTGGGGCTCCCTGGTGTGGGCTGTGTCACTTTGTTAAACCTTTGCTCAACCGCCTCCACGGGGAATGGGGAGAACAACTCGTTTGTGTGGAAGTTAATGCCGATGTCAATCTGCATTTAGCCAACGCCTACCGCTTGAAAAATCTTCCCACTCTGATTCTCTTTAACCGTGGCCAGGTAATCCAACGACTGGAGGATTTCCGGGTTAGGGAAGATCTCCATCGCATCCGGGAGCAAATAGCGGTTTCCCTTTTCTCTTCCTGA